CCCTCGGCCTTCAGCCAGCGGGTGACAGTGCCCTCGGTGACGCTCTCGCCGAGCGCCGGAAGGGTTACGGAAACCGACATGGTTTCAGTTGCTCCTAACGAAAATGCGGAAGTGGTCGGTCGTCGCGCCCGGTCGACTGATCAGTCGTGGGAGTGCAGGGGCTTGCCGGCGAGGGCCAGGTGGGCCTCGCCCATCGCCTCGTTCTGCGTCGGGTGGGCGTGGATGAGCTGCGCGACCTCGGCCGGCAGCGCCTCCCAGTTGTAGATCAGCTGGGCTTCGCCGACCTGCTCGCCCATACGGTCACCCACCATGTGGACGCCGACCACGGCACCGTCCTTGACCTGGACGAGCTTGATCTCGCCCGCGGTCTTGAGGATCTTGCTCTTGCCGTTGCCCGCGAGGTTGTACTTCAGCGCGACGACCTTGTCCGCGCCGTAGAGCTCCTTGGCCTTGGCCTCGGTGATGCCCACGGAGGCGACCTCGGGGTGGCAGTACGTCACCTTCGGGACACCGTCGTAGTCGATCGGGACGGTCTTCATGCCGGCCAGACGCTCCGCCACGAGGATGCCCTCGGCGAAGCCGACGTGCGCCAGCTGAAGCGTCGGGGCCAGGTCGCCCACGGCCGAGATCGTCGGAACGTTCGTCTGCATGTACTCGTCGACGAGGACGTAGCCGCGGTCCATCGCGACGCCCGCCTCCTCGTAACCGAGGCCCTGCGAGACCGGGCCGCGGCCGATCGCGACGAGCAGCAGCTCCGCCTCGAAGGTCTTGCCGTCGGCGAGGGTCACCCGGACGCCGTCCTGGGTGTACTCGACACCCTGGAAGAACGTACCGAGGTTGAACTTGATGCCGCGCTTGCGGAACGCGCGCTCAAGAAGCTTCGAGCTGTTCTCGTCCTCGACCGGGACCAGGTGCTTCAGGCCCTCGACGATGGTGACGTCGGTGCCGAAGGACTTCCACGCCGAGGCGAACTCGACGCCGATGACGCCGCCGCCCAGCACGATCGCGGACTTCGGGACCCGGTCCAGCTTCAGTGCGTGGTCCGAGGAGATGACGCGGTTGCCGTCGATCTCCAGGCCCGGGAGCGACTTCGGCACGGAGCCGGTCGCCAGGAGCACGTGGCGGCCCTGGATGCGCTGGCCGTTCACATCCACCGAGGTGGGGGAGGAGAGCCGCCCCTCACCCTCGATGTAGTGCACCTTGCGGGAGGCGATGAGACCCTGCAGGCCCTTGTACAGGCCCGAGATCACGTCGTCCTTGTACTTGTGGACGGCCGCCATGTCGATGCCCTCGAAGGTGGCCTTGACACCGAACTGGTCGGCCTCGCGCGCCTGGTCCGCGATCTCGCCGGCGTGCAGCAGGGCCTTCGTGGGGATACAGCCGTTGTGCAGGCAGGTGCCGCCGACCTTGCCCTTCTCGATCAGAGCGACGTCCAGGCCCAGCTGCGCTCCGCGCAGGGCCGCGGCATAACCGCCGCTACCACCGCCGAGGATCACTAGGTCGAAAACGGTGCTGGCGTCGTTCGCCACGTCACGTCCTCCATGCATGTGCGCCGGATGCCGGGCCCCGTCATCG
This genomic interval from Streptomyces sp. NBC_00464 contains the following:
- the lpdA gene encoding dihydrolipoyl dehydrogenase, which produces MANDASTVFDLVILGGGSGGYAAALRGAQLGLDVALIEKGKVGGTCLHNGCIPTKALLHAGEIADQAREADQFGVKATFEGIDMAAVHKYKDDVISGLYKGLQGLIASRKVHYIEGEGRLSSPTSVDVNGQRIQGRHVLLATGSVPKSLPGLEIDGNRVISSDHALKLDRVPKSAIVLGGGVIGVEFASAWKSFGTDVTIVEGLKHLVPVEDENSSKLLERAFRKRGIKFNLGTFFQGVEYTQDGVRVTLADGKTFEAELLLVAIGRGPVSQGLGYEEAGVAMDRGYVLVDEYMQTNVPTISAVGDLAPTLQLAHVGFAEGILVAERLAGMKTVPIDYDGVPKVTYCHPEVASVGITEAKAKELYGADKVVALKYNLAGNGKSKILKTAGEIKLVQVKDGAVVGVHMVGDRMGEQVGEAQLIYNWEALPAEVAQLIHAHPTQNEAMGEAHLALAGKPLHSHD